The genomic stretch AATCATGAATGATTCCAACTTTTAAGGAGGTGCCTCTCCCATTAATTGGGTTCCTAGCATGAGAAAACTGTCTGATGAATTACTAATAGAATCTTATTTCAAAGCCACCGAAATGAATTTAAACCGTGACTTTAT from Bacillus subtilis subsp. subtilis str. 168 encodes the following:
- the sda gene encoding check point factor coupling initiation of sporulation and replication initiation (Evidence 1a: Function from experimental evidences in the studied strain; PubMedId: 15023339, 16796683, 19040634, 22720735, 28752667; Product type f: factor); its protein translation is MNWVPSMRKLSDELLIESYFKATEMNLNRDFIELIENEIKRRSLGHIISVSS